One Coffea arabica cultivar ET-39 chromosome 5e, Coffea Arabica ET-39 HiFi, whole genome shotgun sequence DNA segment encodes these proteins:
- the LOC113688282 gene encoding dimethylnonatriene synthase-like: protein MDILSTILVALLLLSLLSSKSLFKHKRAKDVQNMRNTAPEPPGALPFIGHLHHLGGQLPLARILGSMADKHGPIFSLRLGSRPAIVVSSWEMVKDCFTTNDKTFASRPNMAVAKYMGNNNAIFSLAPYGPYWRDVRKMVTLELLTNQRLEKLKHVRASEFNKWIRDLYSLCSKNDRPDIDVPTKVVLNEWFELLTFNLILRMLVGRPFSTSSQGNDNSEDRRLKEAIKKALYLSGVFVFSDVIPWIEWLDIGGHIKSMKKAGKELDEVLGLWLQEHIQKAKQSHPESEAVHDFMDVMLSTIPEVGEISGHKRDAIIKSTTATLILTGSESTAETLIWVLSLLLNHPNILKIAQNELDVQVGKQRWIEEADIKNLSFLQAIVKETFRLYPPGPLSGPREATEDCYLGNFFVPKGARLIVNLWKLHRDPRIWSDPLEFKPERFLNSHANISLKGQSFEYIPFSSGRRMCPAVNYGMNVVQLTLARMLQAFDITTPMGMPVDMGEGLGVALPKLKPLEVLLTPRLPVELYQKL, encoded by the exons ATGGACATTCTTTCTACCATCTTAGTTGCACTATTGCTGCTATCTCTTCTATCCAGCAAGAGTCTTTTCAAACACAAAAGAGCGAAAGACGTACAGAATATGAGAAACACAGCTCCAGAACCACCTGGAGCATTGCCCTTCATAGGCCATCTCCATCATCTAGGTGGCCAACTTCCTCTTGCCCGAATACTGGGATCCATGGCAGATAAACACGGCCCTATTTTCTCACTCCGGCTTGGTAGTCGTCCGGCCATCGTGGTGAGCAGTTGGGAGATGGTGAAAGATTGCTTCACGACCAATGACAAAACATTTGCTAGTCGGCCTAATATGGCAGTAGCCAAGTACATGGGTAACAACAATGCAATCTTTTCGTTAGCACCTTATGGACCATATTGGCGTGATGTCCGTAAAATGGTCACTCTGGAACTCCTCACTAACCAGCGTCTTGAGAAGCTCAAGCATGTTAGAGCCTCGGAATTCAACAAATGGATCAGGGATTTGTACTCCCTATGCTCAAAGAATGATCGTCCTGATATTGATGTTCCTACGAAAGTTGTCTTAAACGAATGGTTTGAGCTATTGACTTTCAACCTCATCCTCAGGATGCTTGTAGGAAGGCCATTTTCGACAAGCAGTCAAGGCAACGATAATTCTGAAGATAGGCGTTTGAAAGAAGCAATAAAGAAAGCGCTTTACCTCAGCGGAGTTTTTGTTTTCTCGGATGTGATTCCATGGATTGAATGGTTGGACATTGGAGGCCATATCAAATCCATGAAGAAGGCCGGTAAAGAACTTGATGAGGTCTTAGGGCTATGGCTTCAAGAACATATCCAGAAAGCAAAGCAATCACATCCTGAAAGTGAAGCCGTTCACGATTTCATGGACGTAATGCTATCAACAATACCAGAAGTTGGAGAAATTTCTGGCCATAAGCGCGATGCCATCATCAAATCAACAACTGCA ACTCTTATATTGACAGGGTCAGAGAGCACAGCAGAGACACTAATTTGGGTACTatctttactactcaatcatccaaatatcttgaAGATTGCACAGAACGAGTTGGACGTCCAAGTGGGGAAACAGAGATGGATTGAAGAGGCCGACATCAAGAACTTAAGTTTTTTACAAGCCATTGTGAAGGAAACATTCCGCTTGTATCCACCAGGTCCATTATCGGGACCTCGCGAAGCCACTGAAGACTGTTACCTAGGCAATTTTTTCGTCCCAAAAGGTGCCCGTTTAATCGTTAATCTCTGGAAACTACACAGAGACCCACGAATTTGGTCTGATCCATTGGAATTCAAACCAGAGAGGTTTCTGAATTCTCATGCAAATATCAGCTTAAAAGGGCAGAGTTTCGAGTATATTCCATTTAGCTCTGGAAGAAGAATGTGCCCTGCGGTCAATTATGGGATGAATGTTGTTCAGTTGACGCTTGCACGTATGCTGCAGGCATTTGATATTACGACACCGATGGGGATGCCGGTGGATATGGGTGAAGGATTGGGAGTTGCCTTGCCTAAGCTAAAACCTCTTGAAGTTCTCCTCACTCCAAGGCTTCCCGTGGAACTCTATCAGAAACTGTGA